The window GTAGGTAACAACCTGACAGAGTCCTCCAGAAGCTTCTCAAACAAATCTTCTTCACCGGTTTCAACAGTATATTTCGTCTTTTTGGTTTCAGGATAGTCATCATTCCTTTGCCGTGTGAGTTTAGCTTTAAACATCTTAACATTGGGTGTAGGTAATTTTGCTGTGGCTGAATACCTAAAAGTGAGAGGATTAGCACTCTCTAAGACCGTCCCTATCTTAAAAACGCCTTTCAAAGCATCCAACTGGTCCAGACCACCATCTGATATTGTACCCCTAGGCATCAAATCTAAAATTTCTTGAATAGACAAAGATTCCTCATCCCCTAACAACCCCTCGCTTCTACACAGAGCATCCAACTGTCGAGTAGTGGCAGTGGCATAGCATTCAGTTGAAGATTGTTTCAAGACTTCTAGGAGCAACTTGGGTTTCTCGTCTCTGAAAGAGAAGTATTTACGATCCCTGCCACCTGCatcaaacaaacatacaaaattgGAGTTAAACAAATGGAAAATAAGTGATGAACATAATCAATTATCACAAAACCTCTTCCACTACAGTAACTGGTTCGTGGTATCTCATAATCAAAAAAGCAGAAACCAACCACAACTACTGTTTGAGACTAAAGATGCTTAGTATAAAACAACATAGGTTTCAACATTATCAAAGAAGATAACAATTATCACAAACCCTCTTCCGCTACAGTATGTCATAATCAATGATTTGCTTAGACCATCCACAATGGTGTGGGACTTTTTTTGGTCCCCCacatttaatactaatattttgagggtttcttatttttagtaggaGCATTGGTGTGTATTTGGGTTTGGtcccccaaataaaataatattattttgaaagtttaaagattaattatttaaagaaagaaaatacaaaaacatacaatttagaaattaataacattaaaaatataacataaaaacatcaaaaccaaaacaaacattttattcaactcatagaaattttaaaatcaaacttcATTATCcggaagatgtccaaagtttgtccaaatatgctcaatcaaatcatgttttagttgATCATGAGCTTGTTTATCCCGAAGTCTTGTTTGACGAGTAATCGTACTGCTGATATTTGAACCCACACCGGCGGCACCAACGGTAaatgtttgatccacatgttctccgtgttgaaattcagaaataatgtttcggtaactgtatgtatgtcgttcgtcttcgacaatcatattatggagtattatgcatgatcttattacatttgccattttgtttttatcccataaacgagacggatttttaataacggcgaatctagcttgcaagactccaaaggcacgctcaacatctttcctaacagcttcttgttttttagaaaagagagattttttcctaccttgtggaagtcggattgattgaataaaagttgcccaatttggataaataccatcagtGAGATAGTACGCCAAGTTGTACTCCCTTCCGTTGACAACAAAGTTGACTTCCGGAGCTTGACCGGTtattatgtcatcaaaaacattagatcgatcaagaatattaagatcgttcatagtacctggagctccaaaaaaggcatgccatatccagaggtcaTACGAAGCTACTGCTTCCAACACAATTGTAGGTTTTCCGGTTGACCGTGAATACATGCCTTTCCAAGccgtgggacaattcttccacccccaatgcatacagtcaatgctaccaatcatcccgggaaatccacgcTGTTCATTCTGAAAGAGTAGTCTTTGTAGATCCTCCTGTGTAGGACGTCTTAAGTATTCATCTCCAAACACTTGGATGATGCCGGCGGTAAATTCGTGCAAACATTCTCGAGCTGTCGAAGCACCAATTCGGACATACTCGTCAACACTGTCAGACGAAGTACCATATGCCAATtgacgaattgctgcagtacatttttgtataggtgaAAGACCAGCACGTCCGGTTGCATCCTGGCTTTGGCGGAAATATTGGATTTCGGTAGAGAGACGTTGCACAATTCGCATGAACAGTGGCTTGTGCATGCGAAACCGTTGCCGGAATAAATATTCTGGATATGTGGGAgtgtcactaaaataatcattccaaagattattgtggccttcttcccggTTTCGCTCGATAAAAATCCTTTCTTGTGGCTGGTTTGGTTCGGGGATATTTTGGGAGacatcataaatattttctaaataagcATCAAAATGATCACTATCATCTGCTTGGTAGTGATAGTGATCATCATCTCCATGGTAATGATAATGGTTTGAAGATGATCCCATTtcaagagaaaggaaaagaaatgaagaaatgaCTTTgtattaaagagagaagaagagaatggaaGTTAAAGGAAGAGAGCGAGAGTATTTTGTTGCTTTGATCTTATTTGATGAAATGAGTTGCTACTTTGGTTATGAAGAAAGGAAGATAAAGAAATGACttgtgttgttggtttggtCGTGTTTGGTGTgagttatcatatatatagtggagTTCCAGTTTGTAACCCGtgagagaccaaaacaaaagaacatacaTGATTACACCAACAACAAGTACCCGTGACAGAGACCAACACGTCCGTAGTCAAAATACATGTAATACCCGtgagagaccaaaacaaaacaacatacatgataagaaaacaacaagtacCCGTGTAAATCATTACACCAACATGAACAAAATACATGTGAAAATGATGATTACACCTACAACCAGCAAATCAGTAAATTTTCTTAACTTATTTTCCTTACATATCTCATTAACTACATTCTCCAACCTTACCAGACTCTGCTTCATCCATACGAATCAATGCATCTAGCTCTCTATCCGCAGTGTCCTCTGAGTACTTATCAGCCAGATCAGATGAAGAAGGCTGGGAATAGCTATAGTCGTGGCCCATGTCTTACGTAACCtgaagataaacaagaagaagcagattagACTTAGTACAACAATACACAATCTGATTAAGTTAGTTTATACAATAGCCGAGTTACTAGAAATTACAATAGCCGAGTACTAAAATAGACTTATATTAATTTAGATTGAAACAAGAAATACACAACTGAGCAAGAAATACTTAAACaggaaatacaaatcaaacaaccagGGAATACAAATCAAATACATAAGCCGAGTActaagcaagaaaaacaaacaacaaacacattctATAATATCAGAAATACTGGGACACTATCTTGTTCATGATGATTTCTTCACTCGCACTCAAGGGTTCTTTTTTGGCTAGGAGAGTGTCTAGGATGGCCAGCTTCTGTAGTTTCTCCTTTTCAGCTAATTCCTCTTTCTTGACATCCCACATGCTCTTATACTCAGCAAGAGTCTTCACGTTTGTGGACTGAGCATTGTTCCTCTTCGCCTTGGCAGCCTTGATCCCTTCTGGCCTCTTCTCAGACTCCTCAACACTGCAGCTTGATGACTGCGAACCTTCACCAGcttgtttcctctttgttgcAGGCTGAGCTGGGGTCGTGTTAATAGTGTTAAGGGATAGAAATTTCTGCTCAAACCTTAAACGAAACCAACAATGTTCAAGGTTGAATCTCTTGTTATGGGCAGCGAAGTAGATATCATGTGCATTCTTCATGATATCATTTTCAGAATGACCAGAGCTGTTCTGTCTCTCCGCAGCTGCGAATGCGGCACAGAACTTGTTAGTATGGTCATTTATCTTGTGCCAACGCTGCTTGCAATGTGTCACCAGCATCTGTTCCCCACCGTTTCTAGCGTGAGGAGTGTCACAATAGTATTTTTGAATCCTGCTCCAGAAGCTTCCtcccttttgttgatttgcaacGATGGGATCTTTTGAAGTGTTGAGCCATGCGGAGATCAAGACTTCATCATCAGCAGGTGTCCATGTCTTTCTCTCCTTGCGCTCTTTTGGTGTTTCTTGCGAGCTGTGAGGAGAAGGTTGGGAGCTGTGAGGAGAAGGTTGGGAGCTGTGAGGAGAAGGTTGTGAGCTCTGTCCAGAAGGTGGATAACTTTCCCAATGAAAGTTATCATTTAAACCACCTTCTTCTTGACTGTTAAGCAAGTtgaagtaagaagaagactgaaaGAAGGGATTATTAGAATCCATAGGAAGAAACGGATAAGGAAGAGAAGGAATgcgaggagaagagaagataagagCAGAGAAGAGAAGCGGGTATAGAAGATGATCAAtgcgaagagaagagaagagaaaagcagaGATTAGAAGCGGGTATAGAAGAGAAGGAATGCGAAGATAAGAGATGCGAGTATAGAAGAGAAGTGAATATCATTTACAAGTGAGAAAGGGAAGATAAATGAAAgagatttatggtttaaaaCCTTACTTGCAATAACTATCAAAACTTAAAGACCAAACAACAaatgtctaatcacaatttatgacaagtacacattacaactaccaaattaaacaagaaactatgaacaaacaacactaaaattaaatacaaccaACTACACAACAATGCTACCAATTTATTACAAGTAAACATTACAACTACCAAAtgagaaacctaaaaaaaaacacaaccatacGAATCAATGCGAGACATCATACGAATgacattgttaaaaaaatttatccaaaaatcatACGAATGACAATGACTATCTTAATCAACCAAAAGTTGTATCAAAATCAATGTCAAAAACATTTTACCAACCATACCAATGACACAACAATCACCAAATTGAAAaccttgataaaaaaaaatttaacctatctcaatgttaaaaaaatagaccgagacacaaagatgatgatcctttaacatttaagaaaaaaaaaccaaagtttaacgatactcaatgttttaaaaaaattttgaccaaGACACAAACATGTTTATAAGATCAACAACTACAGCAAAGGACAAACGACACAGACACAACTCGATCTTCACACAGAGACATAACGATCCATcgaacaaatgaaaaaaacaaaaaaaacaccaaagaaaCATAACCTAAATCATTTACCCTAATTCAATATCCCTAAATcaataaccctaattcaataaccCCAATTAATTAACCCTAATTGAATAACCCTAATTCAATTACCCTAATTCGCAAACCCTAATTATCtaaccctaattcgataatCCCAAATCCCtaaccctaattcgataatCGGCGCCAATCAAGGTTAAATCTCATGTAGTGGGAAGAAGACTAACCTTATTTAGACGGATATCATCGGGAGAGAAGCTCGAACCGCCGGACAAGCTTCGGGTGACAGGGACAGATCGCTTCGGGAGAGAAGATCGAACCGCTGGACGTCTTAGGTATTGAAGATCGGACCGGCTTCGGATGCGACAGAAGATCGGCTTCGTTAATCTGGCAAGATTTTCCGGTGAAAAGAACAGAACGTCGTGGAGGATCGAATCGCCTTCGTGGTCGCCGTcaagagggagaagaaagaACTCGGGATGATTTTGTCTCccgaatacattttttttagaccTAGCTTATTCGAGAACAAATCACACGGCTACACGTGGCGAAGAGGACGGTAAAAAAACGTCCCCAAATAAGAACCGTTTTTCAGATATTGGgcttttttcatttaaatttaaatccaataaatattgGGGACGGGCCAAATCCACGCCATTGTGGATGGTCTTAGTACAACTACTGTTTGAGACTAAAATGCTTAGTACAACAACTGTTTGACACTAAagatgacaaaacaattatCACAAAACCTCTTCCACTAGGTCATAATATCTCATAATCAATGATTTGCTTAGTACAACTACTATTTGAGACTAAAATGCTTATTACAAAGCAGATAAGTTTACACCTAATCAACGAAGATAACACTATCACAAAACCTCTTCCACTAGGTCATAATATCTCATAACCAATGCTTTGCTTAGTACAACTACTATTTCAGACTAAAATGCTTAGTACAACGCACATAAGTTTCAACATTATCAATCCTATTTCGattcatttttggtttttcttctttttcttctcgaAAGATCTATACAATGTTTGGTTCATAATTGAACTAATGACAATTGTATCAAAGAGAAATTGTACCCTCGCCGTTAGGACTTGGTGGTGATGGTTCTGCAACTTTAGGTTTGAGCTTGGTTGCTGCGGCTTTAGGTTTGAGCTTGGATGTATCGGCCTTAGGTTTCAGCTTTGTTGTATCGGCCTCAGGTTTCAGCTTTGTTGTATCGGCCTTAGGTTTCAGCTTTGGTGTATCGGCCTTAGGCTTGAGCTTGGGTGGTACCATTGTACCTAAATcgatatacaaaataaaagaatgtcATAAAAGGAAGAGGATCTTGAGATAGTGAGATAGTGAAACGCACGAGTTTACCTATCCCAGAGAAACGGAGAAGTTCCAGAATATCAGAGAAGCAGAGAAGTTCCACTGTTAGGGTTAAGATGTGTAAGTGTTGTGTTCTTCGGGAAAGCCCAATCGattattgtcaataaaaatCCATGACAGCCCAATAAATCCATCCATCAATGTGGATCAAGGCTCAGTAGGAACtcctcctaattttttttataagaattaCAATTAGAGGCagatgtaattaaaaaaagccaaaataacttagtttttttaatagatcTGAGATTTCATCAACCTTACTTGTAGAGAAATTCTAAATTGATCGATCAATCTGGATCAAGGCTCAGTAGCAAcccctaaattttttgataagaaTCACAATTAGAGGAGGCAGatgtaattataaaaagaaaagtataaaaacaatccaaaatattagttttttaatagATATGAGAATTCATCAACACTTACATGAAGAGAAATTCTGGATTGATCCATTAGTAGGATCAGTAGCAGCCCcttaaaaatttgataagaaTAACAATTAGAGAGGcagatataattaaaaaaaacaaagccaaaATAAGTTAGATTTTTAATAGATCTGGGAATTCATCAACACTTACATGTAAACAAATTCCGGATTTATCCATTACTATGATCAGTAGCAACCCCTAAAATTTTTTGATAAGAATCACAATTAGAGGAGGCagatgtaattttaaaaaaaagttaaaaacaatccaaaataacttagatttttaatatatctgAGAATTCATCAACACTTACATGTAGAGAAATTCCGGATGGATCCATTACTAGGATCAGTAGCAACCCCTTAAAAATTTGATCAGAATAACAATTAGAGGAGGCagatataatttaaaaaaaaaaacaaagccaaaAATAACATGGACTTTTAATAGATCTGAGAAATCATCAACActtacatgtaaaaaaaattcgGAATTGATCTTCGTTGACGGAGAACAATACCAAAAGAAACCCATGACAAGAGAATTGACCAGAAACATATGAGGACGAGGTGCTGGTGAGGGACATAATAATACAAAGAGAACTGAAAGAGGGGGAGGATCTTCTTTTGATAATGAATGTgaggcagaggaagaggaagaggaagaggaagaggaagatgatgagagagaggaagtatatatataaggagaggatgtggtttaggtttaggtttaggtttaggtttaggtttaggtttaggtttaggtttaggtttaggtttaggtttaggtttaggtttaggtttaggtttaggtttaggtttaggtttaggtttaggtttaggtttaggtttaggtttaggtttaggtttaggtttaggtttaggtttaggtttaggtttaggtttaggtttaggtttaggtttaggtttaggtttaggtttaggtttaggtttaggtttaggtttaggtttaggtttaggtttaggtttaggtttaggtttaggtttaggtttaggtttaggtttaggtttaggtttaggtttaggtttaggttttggtttaggtttaggtttaggtttaggtttaggtttaggtttaggtttaggtttaggttttggttttggttttggttttggtttaggtttaggtttaggtttaggtttaggttttaaTTAGGTGACGTGTCTCTATCAAAAAGATGCCATAAAGTCTCTACTCCTCGGATTATGCGcctattaatattttatatttattataacatAATTAACAGATCAACAATTTCACGCGCATATCATCATATTTATTGTATTGAAAGATAAATCTCTGGTGAATCTTagctatttattttatattatttacagtcttaaaaataaagataataattttaattttaattaaatttttcttttgaatttacattagaaaggaaaaagaataatatatatttatttgaaataattgTACTTTGAATGGCTTGTACTatagtatatatagatagatttgttttgtattttgaacaAAGAGGCTTCTATGTgaactataaaaatatattattatattgtggtttgataaatatattattttattctaCAGCACTTATATATACAATGAAAACATATAGAagctaaataaatattttattatacacaaaatatatatatatatatatatatatatattttttattacacaaaccaatctatttacttttatgaaAGTTCACTTTTATGTTAAAGTTCACATAATAAAATGATCATTAATAAAGAATTTTTCTATAACCAACTTTATAAATTCAATATATCAATTTAGTTTACAAATGTGTCGATAAAAATTAAATTGCATATCATGTTTTGTATCCACCACCGCACAAGTACTTAGTAATTAGTAAAACTTAAATTGTTAAAGTATAAATTCTccttatacatacatacattgGTTTGATGGATAGGCCGCGTTATATGTAGTAAACcttattattaaatgataaatatagaaatacagaaaatatagaaataataatactaacggagaaaactcttcttcttctattttttggtTGACAAGAGCTTGATGACCCTCTAAAACAATATCCTCTCTTCTTACTCGGCGATCATACTATCATTTCTGTATTTTTCATGTGCTCATTGTTTGGTATTgtgacaaaaacaaacaaataatttgcTGCAAGTAATATATAGTACTACTTTTGAGAAATGTAAGTATAGCGATAAATTAAATCGAATGTCTCATACAacaattgatttttctttcggTATCACAAATTAGAGTTACTGGTATATCGACA is drawn from Camelina sativa cultivar DH55 chromosome 8, Cs, whole genome shotgun sequence and contains these coding sequences:
- the LOC104708697 gene encoding uncharacterized protein LOC104708697: MVPPKLKPKADTPKLKPKADTTKLKPEADTTKLKPKADTSKLKPKAAATKLKPKVAEPSPPSPNGEGGRDRKYFSFRDEKPKLLLEVLKQSSTECYATATTRQLDALCRSEGLLGDEESLSIQEILDLMPRGTISDGGLDQLDALKGVFKIGTVLESANPLTFRYSATAKLPTPNVKMFKAKLTRQRNDDYPETKKTKYTVETGEEDLFEKLLEDSVRLLPTAVRVDCVHSVFDNIKGKQVYLPPESCDEEYGHMLLITVFGIDASFW